In Uranotaenia lowii strain MFRU-FL chromosome 2, ASM2978415v1, whole genome shotgun sequence, one genomic interval encodes:
- the LOC129747512 gene encoding thyroid adenoma-associated protein homolog has protein sequence MNGLSLRVSSIRTNENYKKNSDLRMDLFKVPSTYFGSKLENKYISGIADATTVDEQIKIIKEYSAHVTDMEKTLLVNVQILADLFMEAPLKHAVKNSISKFLSQISLGKEFVVTGLTNSIKNRIQTFDGQNNTLAGRNSLINSIGSCFDNFKVGVDAIRCCLQDILSFMNKSLGLYIEQLSRNISPSDKSEISLFIHSTFRVVISCFNQFASTIRSTYEGEKNVEKVILICWDMLDNPEIPMDTKINCGILITMNANLEQRYSRLTERIFAEDNSTKKLCLLNGVICTIEPDFFGEPEFKGFTIFSKTAKVLKEIYEENSIEPSIVLGITRGYSQMTKKLLATPVDGYLKREHRELIEILSINLGYSLSHLDHYMDSVRHLCKELLKMTIQLGVKVNDQLNHIIYDYIRNVNINISTKCILISSICCIVKAKAVLLAVPNVIEFLLKSLAVNDKGNVNLHINNCYETLMMSYSYDENKQEWFNKWINPILVEITKNENHAEVKQTLFDLIRKAIKTYPEIAIYMINSNTTINFGLILTSLGIAKKSGLFDKVESNNLKWKNLLSYKDIKLAMVSADDSTRLSALHLLTECHKSTELFTNEDLECILFFLENNINVQAPSTRQKITSYMKNALNRLKSGFLSIIKKSDTDGKSHFYYDFVKRLHHFCIDSLFVGANYSRRTISFQILIQLLQIASYIFYDDESFSMWNENQVYNLLNSLNDSYEANKANCINVLFYCPKYYFERFDYLINYQIVKVLMTSIKPNDSISAAYYLEYLCFINTNTEVPYTSDESTHIQPKVYRTLLWCDQILQHGLLMAKASLLRAARENPLFGSLICIRHLLSKVDLRQICQCELWIKYVLKLIETCREISKIVVVVVNSSSPEGHLPNDFSSIENYGFDEDVEMQAEETNEEVAAEELSDLKTTPQMLLLCSWRTVKEISLILGDLAFKAPIAKVQQSIVNDSPENDTVGLLSCEQIIEIGDHFIELLSETKHRGAFEQAYVGFSKLCIRLWGSSHTELHQLPMKWLEEILSTISGDENSIENNNSELRTEKICSTRRSAGLPYMMQALITSELQVSTSKGLQFSMRKLIELCRVGSTAQTRTHSLNILRALFRSTDLGEAIGEFVSDGIECAINGYDAESWSERNSSTLLFSSLMIRVFGVQRTKDSDNLNIRNKMTGRIFFLRYPQLYDFFINELEKASQIVMNGARSKKLHPLLLLLSRLYPSALEGSESNLKLSRFVPIVSICSGCAELQTRYLAAKFIAIIVSPDLVFDRIFLLLESLNRSNNKGINPNSVHGALLQILYLIKTRILGVMPESSNQINNWIELYTAISNYLFEVKPNFILYGAILDILIEILARCQNMIFAEDDQFLDDLSNIVDYLFNLTKQNSFYGSEQIMKKVVLIKLVMYMYNDDENIASDCFLCNIDPTKFSYDYIESMMNIILLIMDFEDISNNADSFDLDKMELFYVSHLSECKRAKVKALRNEFSKSSKIHHYLKSIIKQNLQYSCTVKAYTILSYNVAGIQVLLDNKNYKDNLKALLESAICKPDQLKSSIFKCVKCIYQADIKVLENATDIDILPMMASAIQCSSVRTTTVQILRIMSRRFCESKSFEFLCNFSRTLLVLLRDDESDIRDSAARIVSFLYNHSEKTKIEPLLSSYAPKVYLQQLTKTMLGQKFSLNHVLAVIIIIMSYEIETEDEDSFIEESEIRVFDKNEMNVYGESFALQEHCRVEVNNLVTRHNLHIDADADKIIKIAEKYCNHKNTLRVCLADAQKPAKLVDITSEKQLL, from the exons ATGAATGGTTTATCGTTAAGGGTCTCATCAATACGGACAAATGAAAACTACaaaaagaattcagatttacgCATGGATTTATTCAAAGTGCCTTCTACATACTTTGGTAGTAAACTCG agaataaatatatttctggaaTAGCTGATGCCACAACCGTGGACGAgcagataaaaattataaaggaG TACTCTGCTCATGTTACCGACATGGAAAAAACACTACTAGtgaatgttcaaattttggcagACCTATTCATGGAGGCTCCTTTGAAACATGctgtaaaaaattcaatatcaaa ATTTTTGAGCCAAATAAGTTTAGGAAAAGAATTCGTAGTAACTGGATTGACTAACTCCATCAAAAATCGCATTCAAACTTTTGATGGACAAAACAACACATTGGCTGGGCGCAACAGTTTGATCAATAGCATTGGAAgttgttttgacaatttcaaagtCGGTGTCGATGCGATTCGTTGTTGTCTACAGGACATTCTGAGTTTCATGAACAAATCGCTAGGATTATACATTGAGCAGCTGAG TCGCAATATTTCACCATCCGACAAAAGTGAAATAAGCCTCTTCATACATTCTACTTTTCGGGTAGTTATATCATGTTTCAATCAATTTGCTTCTACCATCCGGAGTACTTATGAAGGAGAGAAGAATGTGGAAAAGGTGATTTTGATTTGTTGGGACATGTTGGATAACCCAGAAATCCCGATGGACACCAAAATCAACTGTGGGATTTTGATAACCAtgaatgcaaatttggaacaaaggtaTAGCAGACTAACGGAACGAATATTTGCTGAAGATAATTCTACAAAAAAGCTATGTTTACTCAATGGTGTGATATGTACTATTGAGCCCGACTTTTTCGGAGAGCCAGAGTTCAAAGGTTTCACTATATTTTCGAAAACTGCTAAAGTCCTGAAGGAAATCTACGAGGAGAACTCAATTGAACCAAGCATTGTTCTTGGTATCACAAGAGGTTATTCGCAAATGACCAAAAAGCTTTTGGCTACTCCTGTCGACGGTTATCTGAAACGGGAACATCGTGAGCTGATCGAAATTCTATCGATCAATTTAGGTTATTCTTTGTCGCATTTGGATCACTATATGGACAGTGTTAGACATCTTTGCAAGGAGCTGTTAAAAATGACTATACAACTGGGCGTTAAAGTGAATGATCAACTAAACCACATCATATATGATTATATCCGGAATGTCAACATAAACATAAGCACAAAATGTATACTGATAAGCTCAATTTGCTGCATAGTCAAAGCCAAGGCTGTTCTTCTCGCCGTTCCCAATGTCATCGAGTTTTTGCTGAAGTCTCTAGCTGTGAATGACAAAGGGAACGTGAACTTGCACATCAATAATTGCTATGAAACATTGATGATGTCGTACAGCTATGATGAGAACAAACAGGAGTGGTTCAACAAATGGATAAACCCTATACTGGTTGAGATAACCAAAAACGAAAATCATGCCGAAGTGAAACAAACTTTATTTGATCTTATACGGAAAGCAATTAAGACATATCCAGAAATTGCTATCTACATGATCAACAGCAATACCACTATCAATTTTGGGTTGATATTAACCTCTTTAGGCATAGCTAAGAAAAGCGGTCTTTTCGATAAAGTCGAGTCAAACAACCTTAAATGGAAGAATTTACTATCTTACAAAGATATTAAACTGGCTATGGTTTCAGCAGATGATTCCACGAGACTATCTGCATTACATCTGCTTACTGAGTGTCATAAAAGTACTGAGCTTTTTACAAACGAGGATCTggaatgtattttattttttctcgaaaataatATCAACGTCCAAGCTCCCTCAACGAGGCAAAAAATAACTAGCTACATGAAAAATGCGCTCAACAGATTGAAATCCGGATTTCTGAGTATAATTAAGAAATCTGACACGGATGGCAAAAGTCACTTTTATTATGATTTCGTCAAAAGGTTGCATCACTTTTGCATAGACAGTCTGTTTGTTGGAGCTAACTACAGTAGACGAACAATATCTTTCCAAATACTTATACAACTTTTGCAAATCGCTAGCTACATATTCTATGACGATGAGAGTTTCAGCATGTGGAACGAGAATCAAGTTTATAACTTGCTCAATTCATTGAACGACAGCTACGAGGCTAACAAGGCAAATTGCATAAACGTTTTATTCTATTGTCCAAAGTATTATTTTGAGCGATTTGATTATCTTATAAATTATCAAATAGTAAAAGTACTTATGACTAGTATAAAACCGAATGACTCGATATCAGCAGCGTATTATCTGGAGTATCTCTGCTTCATCAACACTAATACAGAAGTACCCTACACGAGCGATGAATCTACTCACATTCAACCAAAA GTTTACCGAACACTTCTTTGGTGTGATCAGATTCTTCAGCACGGATTGCTGATGGCCAAGGCATCATTACTACGTGCAGCTCGTGAAAATCCATTGTTTGGTTCTCTCATCTGCATACGCCATTTGTTGAGTAAAGTGGACCTTCGACAAATTTGCCAGTGTGAGCTTTGGATTAAGTATGTGCTGAAACTCATTGAAACCTGCCGTGAAATATCGAAAATAGTAGTTGTTGTAGTAAACAGTTCATCTCCTGAGGGACACTTGCCAAACGATTTCAGTTCGATTGAGAATTATGGTTTTGATGAGGACGTCGAAATGCAAGCAGAAGAAACGAACGAAGAAGTCGCTGCCGAAGAACTTAGCGATCTGAAAACAACTCCTCAGATGCTACTTCTTTGCTCGTGGCGGACAGTCAAAGAAATTTCTCTGATACTGGGAGACCTAGCATTCAAAGCTCCCATTGCTAAAGTTCAGCAATCTATAGTAAATGATTCTCCAGAGAATGATACCGTTGGTTTGTTGAGCTGTGAACAAATCATAGAAATAGGAGACCATTTCATTGAACTTCTGTCCGAGACCAAGCATAGAGGAGCTTTTGAGCAAGCATATGttggattttcaaaactctGCATACGCCTTTGGGGTTCGTCTCACACTGAGCTGCACCAGCTTCCAATGAAATGGCTGGAAGAGATACTGAGCACCATAAGCGGCGAtgaaaacagtatcgaaaacAACAACAGTGAATTGAGAACGGAAAAGATTTGTTCCACAAGACGAAGTGCTGGGTTACCCTACATGATGCAAGCTCTTATCACTTCGGAACTCCAAGTTAGCACCTCGAAGGGTTTACAATTCTCCATGCGAAAATTGATTGAACTGTGCCGGGTTGGATCGACGGCTCAAACCCGTACACATTCTTTAAACATTCTGCGAGCTTTGTTCCGTTCTACAGATCTAGGAGAAGCCATCGGGGAATTCGTATCAGACGGAATTGAGTGCGCCATTAACGGATACGATGCAGAATCATGGTCG gaAAGGAATTCCTCAACTCTTCTGTTTTCTTCACTAATGATAAGAGTGTTCGGTGTGCAGCGAACCAAAGATTCAGATAATTTGAATATCCGCAACAAAATGACTGGAAGGATATTTTTCCTGAG atatcctcaactgtatgattttttcataaacGAATTGGAGAAAGCTAGCCAAATTGTCATGAACGGTGCTAGGAGCAAAAAGTTGCATCCTCTTCTGCTACTGCTCAGCCGCCTGTATCCTTCAGCACTGGAAGGCAGTGAATCTAACTTGAAG TTATCCCGTTTCGTACCCATAGTTTCCATTTGTTCTGGCTGTGCTGAGCTACAGACACGTTATCTAGCTGCAAAATTCATAGCCATCATCGTGTCCCCGGATTTGGTTTTCGATCGGATATTCCTGCTGCTCGAGAGTTTGAACCGTTCTAATAACAAAGGCATCAATCCTAATTCGGTGCATGGTGCACTGTTGCAAATATTGTATTTGATCAAAACGCGCATACTCGGTGTCATGCCAGAATCCAGTAATCAAATCAACAACTGGATTGAACTATACACAGCTATTTCGAATTATTTGTTTGAAGtcaagccaaatttcatactgtATGGAGCTATTTTGGACATACTGATAGAAATTTTAGCGAG AtgtcaaaatatgatatttgcCGAGGATGATCAGTTTCTGGATGATCTGAGCAACATCGTAGATTATTTGTTCAATCTTACCAAGCAAAATTCTTTCTACGGAAGTGAACAAATTATGAAGAAAGTAGTACTGATCAAACTTGTTATGTACATGTACAATGATGACGAAAATATAGCAAGCGATTGTTTTCTCTGTAATATTGATCCCACAAAGTTTAGCTAcgactacattgaatcaatgaTGAATATCATTCTTTTGATAATGGACTTTGAAGATATCAGCAATAATGCCGATAGTTTCGATTTGGACAAAATGGAACTATTCTACGTTAGTCATCTAAGTGAATGTAAACGAGCCAAGGTTAAAGCACTTAGAAATGAATTCTCCAAATCAAGCAAAATTCATCATTACCTAAAATCTATTATCAAGCAGAATTTGCAATATAGCTGCACTGTGAAGGCCTACACCATTTTAAGTTACAACGTCGCTGGTATACAGGTATTGCTTGATAACAAAAACTATAAGGACAATTTGAAAGCTTTACTCGAGTCTGCAATTTGTAAACCAGATCAGTTAAAGTCAAGCATTTTCAAATGTGTGAAATGCATCTACCAAGCAGATATAAAAGTTCTGGAAAATGCTACTGACATCGATATTCTGCCTATGATGGCATCAGCTATTCAGTGTAGCAGTGTGAG GACAACAACGGTTCAAATTCTAAGAATTATGTCAAGACGATTTTGTGAGTCGAAATCTTTCGAATTTCTCTGTAACTTCAGTCGAACTTTGCTAGTGCTGCTCAGAGATGATGAATCGGATATTCGCGATAGCGCTGCTCGCATTGTATCATTTCTATACAACCATTCCGAAAAAACTAAGATAG AACCGCTTCTATCATCATATGCCCCCAAAGTATACCTCCAACAGTTGACGAAAACAATGCTTGGTCAAAAATTCTCTTTGAATCATGTCCTCGCTGTGATCATCATAATAATGAGCTACGAAATTGAAACCGAAGATGAAGATAGTTTTATTGAAGAATCAGAA ATACGTGTattcgacaaaaatgaaatgaacgTTTACGGAGAGTCGTTTGCTTTGCAAGAGCATTGTAGGGTTGAAGTCAATAACTTGGTGACACGCCATAATCTACATATCGATGCCGATGCCGATAAGATCATCAAAATTGCTGAGAAATATTGTAATCATAAGAACACACTGCGCGTCTGCCTGGCTGATGCTCAAAAACCTGCCAAACTAGTTGATATAACAAGTGAAAAACAGTTGTTGTAA
- the LOC129744281 gene encoding uncharacterized protein LOC129744281: MTEKTGAMFSFAEVFVLFVILRWTKFLKNLLNCLTYKLRELGYLGSEAAAVPPQTKIRRFATQRNYNSCRYVFRMFRNSLRLLHQEVPNIHQEKLAPKSQHSRKLNHRPPAEH; this comes from the exons atgactgaaaaaacagGAGCCATGTTTTCATTCGCTGaagtgtttgttttgtttgtgatTCTACGTTGgactaaatttcttaaaaatcttttgaattgCTTGACATACAAACT acgAGAGTTAGGTTATCTGGGGTCGGAAGCAGCAGCAGTTCCGCCGCAGACAAAAATTCGTCGGTTTGCTACTCAACGAAATTATAACAGCTGCCGTTACGTCTTTAG AATGTTCCGGAACTCCCTACGTTTGCTGCATCAGGAGGTTCCGAATATACACCAAGAAAAACTGGCACCAAAATCACAGCACAGCCGGAAGCTGAACCACAGGCCACCGGCTGAACATTGA